Proteins found in one Aquibium microcysteis genomic segment:
- a CDS encoding nucleotidyltransferase family protein: MTRDEIIARLKEMEPALRARGITRLQMFGSRARGDNREDSDLDLLVEYDPPPNASGFDFFGIGPDLSDELGIETRLIDESAQMKPRFKQRISDDLLTVF, translated from the coding sequence ATGACCCGCGACGAGATCATCGCCCGGCTGAAGGAGATGGAGCCGGCGCTCCGAGCCCGCGGCATCACGCGCCTGCAGATGTTCGGCTCGCGCGCCCGCGGCGACAACCGCGAGGACAGCGACCTGGACCTGCTGGTGGAGTATGATCCGCCGCCGAACGCATCAGGCTTCGACTTCTTCGGGATCGGACCGGATTTGTCCGACGAACTCGGAATTGAGACGCGATTGATCGACGAGTCGGCCCAGATGAAGCCCCGCTTCAAGCAGAGGATTTCCGACGATCTCCTGACGGTGTTCTGA
- a CDS encoding hydroxyacid dehydrogenase: MPDVVITEFMDEAAVGRLKARFDTLYDPALVDRPDDLRAAVVSARALIVRNRTQVRGALLDAATSLTCVGRLGVGLDNIDVDACRARGIAVCPATGANDLSVAEYVMAAAMTLLRGAFFASADVAGGAWPRQRLIGRELAGRTMGLVGLGAIAREVAWRAQAFGMTVLAYDPMLMADHPAWQLARNVSLDGLLSLSDVVSLHVPLTDATRNMIDAARIAAMKPDAVLINAARGGVVDEAALATALREKRLGGAALDVFAEEPLSAAGGERFRGIDNLILTPHVAGVTVESNVRVSELIAGTVIAHLEKA, from the coding sequence ATGCCTGACGTCGTCATCACCGAATTCATGGACGAGGCGGCCGTCGGCCGGCTGAAGGCCCGCTTCGACACGCTCTACGACCCGGCGCTCGTCGACCGGCCGGACGATCTGCGCGCCGCCGTGGTCAGCGCACGGGCGCTGATCGTCCGCAACCGCACGCAGGTGCGCGGCGCGCTGCTGGACGCGGCGACGTCCCTGACCTGCGTCGGCCGCCTGGGCGTCGGGCTCGACAACATCGACGTCGACGCCTGCCGGGCGCGCGGCATCGCGGTCTGTCCCGCCACCGGCGCCAATGATCTCTCGGTGGCCGAATACGTCATGGCGGCGGCGATGACGCTGCTGCGCGGCGCCTTCTTCGCCTCGGCAGACGTGGCGGGCGGCGCCTGGCCGCGCCAGAGGCTGATCGGCCGCGAACTGGCGGGCAGGACGATGGGGCTCGTCGGCCTCGGCGCGATCGCCCGCGAGGTCGCCTGGCGGGCGCAGGCCTTCGGCATGACCGTATTGGCATACGATCCCATGCTGATGGCCGATCATCCCGCCTGGCAGCTGGCGCGCAACGTCTCGCTGGACGGCCTGCTCAGCCTGTCCGACGTCGTCAGCCTGCACGTGCCCCTGACGGACGCGACCCGCAACATGATCGATGCCGCCCGGATCGCGGCGATGAAGCCCGACGCCGTCCTGATCAACGCCGCGCGCGGCGGGGTGGTCGACGAGGCGGCGCTGGCGACGGCACTGCGGGAGAAGCGGCTGGGCGGCGCGGCGCTCGACGTCTTCGCCGAGGAGCCGCTGTCGGCGGCCGGCGGCGAGCGGTTCAGGGGCATCGATAACCTGATCCTCACCCCGCACGTCGCCGGCGTCACCGTCGAATCCAACGTGCGCGTGTCGGAACTGATCGCCGGTACCGTCATCGCCCATCTGGAGAAGGCCTGA
- a CDS encoding Ldh family oxidoreductase yields MPDTTLTIAGAHALVCAALTASRTSVENAAIVADALIGAELAGQGGHGLRRVPAYAAQARAGKVDGHAVPTATRVRPGAVAIDAASGFAYPALELAARELAAMAPAQGIAAAGIRRSHHAGVAGLTVEALAEKGLVALLFSNAPAAIAPWGGRRPLFGTDPIAFACPTADGETIVVDVSMSKVARGRIMAANQKNEPIPEGWALDVDGHPTTDAKAALAGTMVPLGDAKGTALALMVELLCAGLTGANYGYEQTSFFDAEGEAPGTGQLLIAIDPETFGGTRALDRFAAMAAMVAGTDGARLPGSRRQAIRDRLRRDGLSVETALVREIEVLAAG; encoded by the coding sequence ATGCCGGACACCACGCTCACGATCGCCGGGGCGCACGCGCTGGTCTGCGCGGCGCTGACGGCGTCGAGGACGTCTGTGGAGAACGCCGCGATCGTCGCCGACGCGCTGATCGGCGCCGAGCTCGCCGGGCAGGGTGGGCATGGCCTGCGCCGGGTGCCGGCCTACGCCGCGCAGGCCAGGGCCGGCAAGGTCGACGGCCATGCCGTGCCGACCGCCACCCGCGTCCGTCCGGGCGCCGTGGCGATCGACGCCGCGAGCGGCTTCGCCTATCCGGCCCTCGAGCTTGCGGCGCGCGAACTCGCCGCCATGGCGCCGGCGCAGGGCATCGCCGCCGCCGGCATCCGCCGTTCGCATCACGCGGGGGTCGCCGGCCTGACGGTGGAGGCGCTGGCCGAGAAGGGCCTGGTGGCGCTGCTCTTTTCCAACGCGCCGGCCGCCATCGCGCCCTGGGGCGGACGCCGTCCGCTCTTCGGCACCGATCCGATCGCCTTCGCCTGCCCGACGGCCGACGGGGAGACCATCGTCGTCGACGTCTCGATGTCGAAGGTCGCGCGCGGACGGATCATGGCGGCGAACCAGAAGAACGAGCCGATCCCGGAAGGCTGGGCTCTCGACGTCGACGGCCATCCGACCACCGACGCGAAGGCGGCGCTCGCCGGCACGATGGTGCCGCTCGGCGATGCCAAGGGCACGGCGCTGGCGCTGATGGTGGAACTGCTCTGTGCCGGGCTGACGGGCGCGAACTACGGCTACGAGCAGACCTCCTTCTTCGATGCCGAGGGGGAGGCGCCCGGAACGGGGCAGCTGCTGATCGCCATCGATCCCGAAACCTTCGGCGGCACCCGGGCGTTGGACCGCTTCGCGGCGATGGCGGCGATGGTTGCCGGCACCGACGGCGCCCGGTTGCCAGGGTCGAGGCGGCAGGCTATTCGTGACCGCCTCCGGCGCGACGGCCTTTCGGTCGAGACCGCGCTCGTCAGGGAAATCGAAGTGTTGGCCGCCGGCTGA
- a CDS encoding NAD-dependent succinate-semialdehyde dehydrogenase, whose amino-acid sequence MLQKSNHYMRQANLIGGEWVQADSGATIDVTNPANGQKLGTVPKSGKAETRRAIEAADKAFRTFRKTTANERSKMLRKLHDLILENQDALAELLTLEQGKSLAEAKGEVGASAAYVLWFAEEARRTYGDVVPSPWADRRIIVTREPVGVIAAITPWNFPSSMLARKIGPAIAAGCTTVVKPASQTPYSGLAWGALCEEAGIPAGVVNIVTGSAGEIGDEICANPLVKKITFTGSTEVGKILIEKSAATVKKVSMELGGNAPFLVFDDADVDRAVEGAMVAKYRNSGQTCVCTNRFFVQAGVYDAFVEKLAAASAKLKVGPGIDAGVQQGPLIDGKAVEKVEELIGDATAKGGTVVTGGKRHALGGSFFEPTVISGATPDMRFMKEEIFGPVAPVFRFETEEEAVALANDTEYGLACYFYSSDLGRVFRVMETLKYGMVGVNEGLITTPEAPFGGVKESGLGREGGHQGIEDYLDTKYVCIGGLGL is encoded by the coding sequence ATGCTGCAGAAATCCAACCACTACATGCGACAGGCCAATCTGATCGGCGGCGAGTGGGTCCAGGCCGATTCCGGTGCGACGATCGACGTGACCAATCCGGCCAACGGCCAGAAGCTCGGCACCGTGCCGAAATCCGGCAAGGCCGAGACCCGCCGCGCCATCGAGGCGGCCGACAAGGCCTTCCGGACCTTCCGCAAGACGACCGCCAACGAGCGCTCCAAGATGCTGCGCAAGCTGCACGACCTGATCCTGGAGAACCAGGATGCGCTGGCCGAGCTGCTCACGCTGGAGCAGGGCAAGTCGCTGGCCGAGGCCAAGGGCGAGGTCGGCGCGTCGGCCGCCTACGTGCTCTGGTTTGCCGAGGAGGCGCGCCGCACCTATGGCGACGTCGTGCCGTCGCCCTGGGCCGACCGCCGCATCATCGTCACGCGCGAGCCGGTCGGCGTCATCGCCGCCATCACGCCGTGGAACTTCCCGTCCTCGATGCTGGCCCGCAAGATCGGCCCGGCGATCGCCGCCGGCTGCACCACCGTCGTCAAGCCCGCGTCGCAGACGCCCTATTCGGGCCTCGCCTGGGGTGCGCTGTGCGAGGAGGCCGGCATTCCGGCCGGCGTGGTCAACATCGTCACCGGCTCGGCCGGCGAGATCGGCGACGAGATCTGCGCCAACCCGCTGGTCAAGAAGATCACCTTCACCGGCTCGACCGAGGTCGGCAAGATCCTGATCGAGAAGTCGGCGGCGACCGTCAAGAAGGTCTCGATGGAACTCGGCGGCAACGCGCCGTTCCTCGTGTTCGACGATGCCGACGTCGACCGCGCCGTCGAGGGCGCCATGGTCGCCAAGTACCGCAATTCCGGCCAGACCTGCGTCTGCACCAACCGCTTCTTCGTCCAGGCCGGCGTCTACGACGCCTTCGTGGAGAAGCTCGCCGCCGCGTCGGCGAAGCTCAAGGTCGGCCCCGGCATCGATGCCGGCGTGCAGCAGGGACCGCTGATCGACGGCAAGGCGGTCGAGAAGGTCGAGGAACTGATCGGCGACGCCACCGCCAAGGGCGGCACGGTGGTCACCGGCGGCAAGCGTCACGCGCTCGGCGGCTCCTTCTTCGAGCCGACGGTGATTTCGGGCGCCACGCCCGACATGCGCTTCATGAAGGAGGAGATCTTCGGCCCCGTCGCACCGGTGTTCCGGTTCGAGACCGAGGAAGAGGCCGTCGCGCTCGCCAACGACACCGAATACGGCCTCGCCTGCTATTTCTACAGCTCCGACCTCGGCCGCGTCTTCCGGGTCATGGAGACCCTGAAATACGGCATGGTCGGCGTCAACGAAGGCCTGATCACCACCCCCGAGGCGCCCTTCGGCGGCGTCAAGGAAAGCGGCCTCGGCCGCGAGGGTGGACACCAGGGCATCGAGGACTATCTCGACACCAAATACGTCTGCATCGGCGGCCTCGGCCTCTGA